The following are encoded together in the Poseidonibacter lekithochrous genome:
- a CDS encoding sodium-dependent transporter gives MNKFSRIGFILAAAGSAVGLGNIWKFPYVTGEYGGGAFVLVYLLAILFIGLTVFLAEAVIGQNAQSDVATSFVKTSKTKNENWKFAGFMIISGLLILSFYSVVLGWILNYVFTSFSALPTEAAVAGAAFEKLISDDIGSLIVYHTLIAGTVVFIVLKGIKDGIEKINLILMPLLGLILGGLLIYALTLDSFSQAVSFMFTPDFSKINGDALLAALGQAFFTLSLGVGTIMTYSASLPKEANFVKSSFMVAIVDTSIAIIAGLIIFSFLFEAGAPSAAGPGLVFISLPVIFSGWGVLGQVIAVSFFVALVFAGITSAVSMIEPSLKFFIERFNFTRRKATILCGSIFYVLGIVALLSMSKSYGAELTFFGKNAFDWMDFATSSVMMPLAALITCIFLGYFVDQDMLKEKFTKHTSQAVFNIWYSLIRYIVPLAIIVLFLNKLGLI, from the coding sequence TTGAATAAATTTTCAAGAATTGGATTTATCCTTGCTGCAGCGGGTTCTGCTGTTGGTTTAGGAAATATATGGAAATTCCCATATGTTACAGGAGAGTATGGAGGTGGTGCATTTGTACTAGTATACCTTCTTGCTATTTTATTTATTGGTTTAACAGTATTCTTAGCAGAAGCAGTTATCGGTCAAAACGCACAATCAGATGTAGCTACGTCATTTGTAAAGACTTCAAAAACAAAAAATGAAAATTGGAAGTTTGCAGGATTTATGATTATTAGTGGTTTACTAATTTTATCATTCTATTCAGTTGTATTAGGATGGATTTTAAATTATGTATTTACTTCATTCTCAGCATTACCTACAGAAGCTGCTGTTGCAGGAGCTGCGTTTGAAAAGCTAATTAGTGACGATATTGGTTCATTAATTGTTTATCATACACTTATTGCGGGAACTGTAGTATTTATTGTTCTAAAAGGTATCAAAGACGGAATTGAAAAAATCAACTTAATCTTAATGCCATTATTAGGTCTTATTTTAGGTGGTTTATTAATCTACGCATTAACTTTAGATTCATTCTCACAAGCTGTATCATTTATGTTTACACCTGATTTCTCTAAGATTAATGGTGATGCATTACTTGCAGCATTAGGACAAGCATTCTTTACACTATCACTTGGTGTTGGTACAATTATGACTTATTCTGCTTCATTACCAAAAGAAGCTAACTTTGTTAAATCATCATTTATGGTTGCTATTGTTGATACAAGTATTGCAATTATTGCTGGTTTAATTATTTTCTCATTCCTATTTGAAGCTGGTGCTCCAAGTGCAGCAGGACCTGGATTAGTATTTATTTCATTACCAGTTATTTTCTCTGGATGGGGAGTATTAGGACAAGTTATTGCTGTTTCATTCTTTGTTGCATTAGTATTCGCAGGAATCACTTCTGCTGTATCAATGATTGAACCATCACTTAAATTCTTCATTGAAAGATTTAATTTTACTAGAAGAAAAGCTACTATTCTTTGTGGTTCTATTTTCTATGTATTAGGTATTGTTGCATTATTATCAATGTCTAAATCTTATGGTGCGGAGTTAACATTCTTTGGTAAAAATGCCTTTGATTGGATGGACTTTGCAACATCATCTGTAATGATGCCATTAGCAGCATTAATCACTTGTATTTTCTTAGGATATTTTGTTGATCAAGATATGTTAAAAGAGAAGTTTACAAAACACACAAGTCAAGCAGTATTTAATATCTGGTATTCGCTGATCAGATATATTGTACCTCTTGCAATTATTGTTTTATTCTTAAATAAATTAGGATTAATATAA
- a CDS encoding glycerate kinase, with product MNKQNIIIAPDSFKETMSAQEVCDGIKNGFQRVFTNANFHTIPLADGGEGTVEVLVNSTSGEIIKTKVYDPLFREVESFYGILGDKKTAIIEMASASGLELLSQNEKNPMNTSSYGFGQLINHALENGVKDFVLGLGGSATNDCGIGMLQALGVIFYDNKNNILPLVCGKDLENISSFDASLLKEKFKNINIEVACDVKNPLCGSNGASYVFGKQKGANKDMIKTLDSYVSSFADLCESTLSIKRRDIEGCGAAGGLGFALITFLDAKLKSGIDIIMDKAGLEQIIQKADLVITGEGKIDSQTINGKTPIGVAKLAKKYDKKVIAIAGCVSNDYEVVFDYGIDAVFDITPISMDFETIKKESKRNLELTAFNIAKCLSM from the coding sequence ATGAATAAACAAAATATTATTATTGCTCCTGATTCTTTCAAAGAAACCATGAGTGCACAAGAAGTTTGTGATGGTATAAAAAATGGTTTTCAAAGAGTGTTTACAAATGCAAACTTTCATACAATTCCCCTAGCTGACGGAGGTGAGGGTACTGTAGAAGTTTTAGTAAACTCAACTTCTGGGGAGATTATTAAAACAAAAGTTTATGATCCACTTTTTCGTGAAGTAGAATCTTTTTACGGAATATTAGGAGATAAAAAAACAGCAATTATTGAAATGGCTAGTGCTAGTGGATTAGAACTTCTATCTCAAAACGAGAAAAATCCTATGAATACAAGCTCTTATGGTTTTGGACAATTAATAAATCATGCCCTAGAAAATGGTGTAAAAGATTTTGTTTTAGGTCTTGGAGGAAGTGCTACAAATGATTGTGGTATTGGTATGCTTCAAGCTTTAGGGGTTATTTTTTATGATAACAAAAATAATATTTTACCTTTAGTGTGTGGAAAAGACTTAGAAAATATCTCAAGTTTTGATGCAAGTTTATTAAAAGAAAAATTCAAAAATATTAATATTGAAGTTGCTTGTGATGTAAAAAATCCTTTATGTGGCTCAAATGGTGCTTCTTATGTTTTTGGAAAACAAAAAGGCGCAAATAAAGATATGATAAAAACTCTTGACTCTTATGTCTCAAGTTTTGCAGATTTATGCGAAAGCACACTATCTATAAAAAGAAGAGATATAGAAGGTTGTGGAGCTGCCGGGGGATTAGGATTTGCTTTGATTACATTCTTAGATGCAAAACTAAAAAGTGGTATTGATATAATTATGGATAAAGCTGGTTTAGAGCAAATAATACAAAAAGCAGATTTAGTTATAACAGGTGAGGGTAAAATTGATTCTCAAACTATTAATGGGAAAACTCCAATTGGTGTAGCAAAACTAGCAAAGAAATATGATAAAAAAGTAATTGCAATTGCTGGATGCGTTAGCAATGATTATGAAGTTGTATTTGATTATGGAATTGATGCAGTTTTTGATATAACACCAATATCTATGGATTTTGAAACAATTAAAAAAGAGTCAAAAAGAAATCTAGAACTAACAGCTTTTAATATAGCCAAGTGCTTATCTATGTAA
- a CDS encoding thiol-disulfide oxidoreductase DCC family protein yields MIYDSNCTLCESSVHWIIKNDKNKHFKFLSAHSRLGKNYLLKYNLDPDDLETVTLIRNDIAYIKSDAVLETAKELDGSWKLFYIFKIIPRFLRDKIYMYVSRNRFKLFGDREKCILPEDDIKDRFI; encoded by the coding sequence ATGATTTACGATAGTAATTGTACATTATGTGAATCTTCTGTTCATTGGATTATTAAAAACGATAAAAATAAACATTTTAAATTTTTAAGTGCCCATTCAAGATTAGGTAAAAATTACTTATTAAAATACAATCTTGACCCAGATGATTTAGAAACTGTAACATTAATAAGAAATGATATTGCATATATAAAAAGTGATGCTGTTCTAGAAACTGCAAAAGAACTAGATGGTTCATGGAAACTATTTTATATATTCAAAATCATACCAAGATTTTTAAGAGACAAAATATATATGTATGTTTCTAGAAATAGATTTAAACTCTTTGGGGATAGAGAAAAATGCATCTTACCTGAAGATGACATCAAAGATAGATTTATTTAG
- a CDS encoding 3'-5' exonuclease, translating to MCGEDSATKLKQAYNSAFDTALSDVDTSTLEFLEFLAKLDHINDLDDKDKTAYTVGQRKVQIIDNQKQLNIAIKNIIKSKIVGFDTEQKPVFKKGETPSKMAIVQLSDQYYSYVIQVQKIQNLSPLLDVLSSPDVTKVGIGLRGDSKSLFDEYKIHLKSCIDFGALFKSKLSYPNEIGAKKSVLFFLNQRLQKTGRASRSNWENRQLTESQIKYASEDSSCVYDVFLTMIIKYPYLLEILPEWFKEKFEENHFENNLNEFKLALT from the coding sequence ATGTGTGGAGAAGACTCTGCTACAAAACTAAAACAAGCCTATAATTCGGCTTTTGACACGGCACTTTCTGATGTAGATACATCTACATTAGAGTTTTTAGAATTTCTTGCAAAATTAGATCATATTAATGACTTAGATGATAAAGATAAAACTGCATATACAGTAGGACAAAGAAAAGTCCAAATTATTGATAATCAAAAACAGTTAAATATTGCTATAAAAAATATCATAAAATCAAAAATTGTAGGTTTTGATACAGAACAAAAACCAGTATTCAAAAAAGGTGAAACTCCTAGTAAAATGGCAATCGTTCAATTGTCAGATCAATATTACTCATATGTAATTCAAGTTCAGAAAATTCAAAATCTAAGTCCATTATTAGATGTTTTATCAAGTCCTGATGTAACAAAAGTAGGAATTGGTCTTAGAGGAGATAGTAAATCTTTATTTGATGAGTATAAAATTCATTTAAAAAGTTGTATTGATTTTGGTGCATTATTTAAATCAAAACTTTCATATCCAAATGAAATTGGAGCTAAAAAAAGTGTACTATTTTTCTTAAATCAAAGACTACAAAAAACAGGTAGAGCTTCTAGATCAAACTGGGAAAATAGGCAACTTACAGAGTCTCAAATTAAATATGCAAGTGAAGATTCTTCTTGTGTATATGATGTGTTTTTAACCATGATTATTAAGTACCCATATTTACTTGAAATCTTACCAGAATGGTTTAAAGAAAAGTTTGAAGAAAATCATTTTGAAAATAATTTGAATGAATTTAAGTTGGCTTTAACTTAA
- the dgt gene encoding dGTPase: protein MIDYNKKLTLHRELYPMRDINISCESDRGRILSAPSLRRLQKKTQVFPLELNAAVRSRLTHSLEVSQTARFISKTILKKAKGQFGLAGLEDAFISTAEMTSLLHDIGNPPFGHFAEIAINDWMSKSGMEIFDNHVNVNEENLDLKNMLVADICNFDGNAQAIRVVTKLQRLNLSYSQIASILKYTRAAYEEKPNKDDKYSYLKKKPGYYYSEKEIVSKIKDALLLEEGCRFPITYIMEAADDISYLNADIEDAVDKGILKFEDIFRLIKEECEKMNETYLLDLVEGFYNKAKEKEDEPYQFNLFLTLTRAKLTHALVEHVSDVYLENHEALFNGSFNNALLEYDKSSKYTKAVEVLQNISIKYIYNNKDIQTLELKGHKILTSLFDNYTPLLKLSSEDFQKLVNDEQISCFISHRLIRRLSSKHIVAYKNSVTNIENNNEERYQLEEWYFRARLLIDYITGMTDDYAYDEYKTLNALK from the coding sequence ATGATTGACTATAATAAAAAACTAACGCTTCATAGAGAACTATATCCTATGAGGGATATTAATATTTCTTGTGAAAGTGATAGGGGAAGAATTCTATCAGCTCCTTCGTTGAGAAGACTGCAAAAGAAAACACAAGTATTCCCACTTGAGCTTAATGCAGCTGTAAGAAGTAGACTAACTCACTCTTTAGAAGTTTCTCAAACAGCTAGATTTATATCAAAAACTATTTTGAAAAAAGCAAAAGGTCAGTTTGGATTAGCTGGGCTAGAAGATGCTTTTATTTCTACTGCTGAAATGACAAGTTTACTTCATGATATTGGAAATCCTCCTTTCGGACATTTTGCAGAAATTGCTATAAATGATTGGATGAGTAAATCAGGTATGGAAATATTTGATAATCATGTGAACGTTAATGAAGAGAACTTAGATTTAAAAAATATGTTAGTTGCTGATATTTGTAATTTTGATGGAAATGCTCAAGCCATTAGAGTAGTTACAAAACTTCAAAGACTAAACCTTTCATATTCACAAATAGCTTCAATTCTAAAATATACAAGAGCTGCATATGAAGAAAAACCAAATAAAGATGATAAGTATTCATATTTAAAAAAGAAGCCAGGATATTACTACTCTGAAAAAGAAATAGTATCTAAAATCAAAGATGCTTTATTATTAGAAGAGGGATGTAGATTCCCTATTACTTATATTATGGAAGCTGCTGATGATATCTCTTATTTAAATGCAGATATTGAAGATGCTGTTGATAAAGGTATCTTAAAATTTGAAGATATTTTTAGATTAATAAAAGAAGAATGTGAAAAAATGAATGAAACATATCTTCTAGATTTAGTAGAAGGTTTTTACAATAAAGCAAAAGAAAAAGAAGATGAACCTTATCAGTTTAATCTATTTTTGACTTTAACACGAGCTAAACTAACTCATGCTTTAGTTGAACATGTTTCTGATGTTTATTTAGAAAACCATGAAGCTTTATTTAATGGTAGTTTTAATAATGCCTTATTAGAATATGATAAAAGCAGTAAATATACAAAAGCTGTAGAAGTATTACAAAATATTTCTATAAAATATATTTATAACAATAAAGACATTCAAACACTAGAGTTAAAAGGTCACAAGATACTTACTAGTTTGTTTGATAACTATACGCCTTTATTAAAACTATCAAGTGAAGATTTCCAAAAATTAGTTAATGATGAACAAATATCATGTTTTATTTCTCATAGACTAATTAGAAGATTATCTTCAAAACATATTGTTGCCTATAAAAATAGTGTGACAAATATTGAAAATAACAATGAAGAAAGATACCAACTTGAAGAGTGGTATTTTAGAGCTAGGTTATTAATAGATTATATTACGGGAATGACGGACGATTATGCTTATGATGAGTATAAAACTCTAAATGCATTGAAATAA
- a CDS encoding ion transporter, whose amino-acid sequence MNIKKELYLIFEHPKKHRFGIAIQIAIFLNILISIVILFLQSEKGLSEYFELFSIINFINIILFTLEYLLRVYSISYNKKMEKIKYLFRPMMIIDLIAILPFYLSLFNIDFGFLRALRILRIFKLFRLGKFAEVDNLFASILKEKKEELIFITVVVMVLLITVTPLVYYFEKDIQPEVFTSMGATMWWAIITFTTVGYGDMYPISLGGRILTTFVSFLGIAFYAIPGSIFTSALLEKLNDKKRRKNQS is encoded by the coding sequence ATGAACATAAAAAAAGAGTTATATTTAATATTTGAACATCCCAAAAAACATAGGTTTGGAATAGCAATACAAATAGCTATTTTCTTAAATATACTTATAAGTATAGTAATACTTTTTTTACAATCAGAAAAAGGTTTGAGTGAATACTTTGAGTTGTTTAGTATAATTAATTTTATTAATATAATACTATTTACTCTTGAATATTTATTACGTGTTTATAGTATTTCTTATAACAAAAAGATGGAAAAAATCAAATATTTATTTAGACCTATGATGATTATTGACCTAATTGCAATTCTACCTTTTTATCTTTCCTTATTTAATATTGACTTTGGATTCTTACGAGCTTTACGAATATTAAGAATTTTTAAACTATTTAGACTTGGAAAATTTGCAGAAGTTGATAATCTTTTTGCATCAATTTTAAAAGAAAAAAAAGAAGAACTTATTTTCATTACAGTGGTTGTAATGGTACTTTTAATAACAGTAACACCACTAGTTTATTATTTTGAAAAAGACATACAACCAGAAGTCTTTACTAGTATGGGAGCTACCATGTGGTGGGCTATTATTACATTTACTACTGTTGGTTATGGAGATATGTATCCTATTAGTTTAGGAGGTAGAATTCTTACTACTTTTGTAAGCTTTTTAGGTATTGCTTTTTATGCAATTCCGGGAAGTATTTTTACATCTGCTTTATTAGAAAAGTTAAATGACAAAAAACGAAGAAAGAATCAATCCTAG